CGAGGTGACCGGTAAGGGAGGCCTAACCGCTGCCAATGCCGGATTCCAGATCCAGGCTTTGAAATGGTTGTCACTGTCTGCGGTCGCCAATTTTAATTTTGGCACTTTTAGTGAAATATGGGAAACCCGCTTTGACGAAGATCTGTATCTCAATTCCAGTGATGATATATCGAGTCATATCTATGGTTTAGCCTATAATCTGGGTCTTTATATGGAACCCTGGACGAGTCTGGCGGTTGGATTGACCTACAGTTCAGCTTCAAAACTGTCGATTGAAAATCAGATCATCCCGGGAACCGGGGTGGCGCTTGATATCAGTGAACAAAACTGCCGGTATCCGCAATCATTTGCAGCCGGTGTTGCTGTGCCGTTAAAAACGTTGACATTTGCTGCTGATGCCTATTACCAGTTATGGTCGAATTATTCTATTAACGGAAATAAAAATCAAGAAATGACCGATTTCTGGAGGATCAGCGCCGGCCTTGAATACCTCAATACTCTGGATCAAACCGAGCCCTATTACAAAAGAATTGATTACCGGATGGGTGGCCATATCGCTCAACTGCCGTTTCTGGATCCCAATGGGAACGCGGTTTCAGAGATGTTTGTATCCGCTGGACTGGGGTTCCCGTTTCATAGCAATATGGGAAGACTTGATCTGGCTGTGCAGTATGGAACCCGTTATGAATCGCTGTCTGACGGTTATCAGGAAACCATTTACAGACTTGTGGGAAGCATAACAAGTTCGGAAAAGTGGTTTCAGAGATTGTTTTAACAAAGAATTCGAAAAATATCTTGCATTTTTTTCGAGGTTTAAGTATACTGGAATTATTTTTTTACAATAAAAATATTCACATGCGTAGGAGGATGGCCCGTGCTTAAGGGAAAAAATATTATTAGAAAACTGCTGGTTGTGGCAATTGTAACAGTTGCCGGCCTCTCTGTCTTTTACGGTTGCGCTATAACGGGTGAGACCCAAACCAAGGATGAAGCTCAACTGACGGCTGAAGAAAAAGCCAGACAAAAAGCAAAACAGGATTCATTGCAGAAAGCTTATCGCTACGAGTTGCTGAAAGCCTATAGCACCGGAAATGAACATCACAAGAACAAGAATTTTAAAGATGCTATTCCGCATTTATGGACAGCTGCTGAAATGGATACCGCCGGAGAGTTTAAATCCATTTATAGAAAGCTTGGCGATTCCTATATGAAACTGGACAAGCCGGACAGCGCCCTGGTTGTCTACAACGAGGCGCTTGACAAGTTTCCTGAAAATGACTATTACTGGCGTACAAAAGGATGGTTGCTTTCCGCACAACAGCAGAACGACGAGGCGATCGAGGCCTATTATAACGCCATTGAATATGATGATGATCCTCCCATGTCGGATTATAAAAATTTAGGCCGGCTTTTGGTTACCGAGGATCGGATTGATCAAGCCATTGAAATCTATCAAAAGATTGTTGAACTCAATCCACAGGATGCAGATGCTCAAAGCACATTGGCCAGCCTGTTCGAAACGACAGGCGACATTGATGCTGTGATCGAAGCCAAGGAAGCGGCATTGGAAAATCGTTCTGATGACACTGCGCTTATGTTCGATCTGGCCAGACTCTATTATCGGCAAGGTGACTATAATTTTGCAATCGAAAAATTTACCAATCTTTTGGAAATCAAGCCGGAAGATTTTGATGCCCTTGAATTTTTAGGCAATTCCTATCAATATAACGGTAAATACCGTAAAGCGATTGGCGCCTATGAAAAAGCATTGGCGTTGAAACCGGATAATGCCCGTATTATGACTGAAATGGCCGCCTGTTACAAAGAGATCGATCAGGTCCGAAAAGCCATGAATACGGTGAATCAGGCAATCAATATGAATTCGAGTTATGGTATGGCATATATTGTAAAGGGTGAAATATATTCTGCTGTAGCTGACAAGTGTATTGCAAGTCGTGAGAAAAAGATTTCGACCTATGATGACAAACTTGTCTATCAAATGGCTTATAACCAGTATCAACGCGCAGCGAATGTAGATCCGACCGTATCGAATACAGCCGAAAAACGCATGCGGAGTATAAAACCCGAAATTCCGACCACGGAAGACAAATTTCTCCATCCTGATAAAGACAAAGCAACGCTGGATTGCTATCAGTGGCTTTATTAACATATAAAGCAGAGGAATAACCCGGGTTATTCCTCTGCTTTTGAAATATACCAACCCATGGAAATCTGTTATGTCTATTGCGATTGGATCTGACCACGCTGGGTTCCAATTGAAGCAGCAAATAATTGATTTTTTGAAACAAGAAAATCTCGAATACAAAGATTATGGTTGTTATTCTCCGGAACGTGTTGATTATCCTGATATAGGTGTCAAGGTCGGTCAGGCCGTCGCAGCCGGTGAATGTGAGCGCGGAATTCTTGTTTGCGGTTCCGGAATTGGAATCAGCATCGCTGCAAATAAAGTAAAATATGTACGTGCTGCTCTCTGTACATCAGAATATCTTGCAGAGATGGCCAGACGCCACAATGATGCGAATATACTTGCTCTGGGAGGCCGCACCACAACCATTGAACTTGCGGCCCGGATCATAGATATCTTTCTCGCTACCGAGTTTGAGGGAGAAAGGCACGGACATCGAGTTGATAAAATTGAATCAATCATTTAAAACGGAAAGACTATGAAACTGGAATCGTTCGATCCCGATGTATATCAAGCCATCAATGAGGAAAAGAAACGACAAAACACAACACTGGAGCTCATAGCGTCGGAGAATTTTACCAGCACAGCTGTGATGCAGGCTATGGGGCAGGTGATGACCAACAAGTATGCGGAAGGGTATCCGGGGAAACGATACTATGGCGGCTGTGAGAATGTGGATGTGGTTGAAGAATTGGCGCGTAACCGCGCAAAAAAACTGTTCAAGGCAGAGCATGCAAATGTTCAACCGCACTCCGGGGCACAGGCAAACATGGCTGCGTTTTTCAGTCTGGTTGAACCCGGTGCAAAAGTAATGGGGATGGACCTGGCGCACGGCGGACATTTGACTCATGGCAGCCCGGTTAACTTTTCCGGCCGTTTTTTTGAAATGGTGCATTACGGTGTCACTGAAAACGGCATGATTGATATGGATCAGGTTAGAGATATTGCTTTGAAGGAAAAACCTGAATTGATTATAACCGGAGCAAGCGCTTACGCGCGTGAAATCGATTATAAAGCGTTCCGTGAAATAGCAGACGACATTGACGCAAAAGTTGTGGCCGATATTGCTCACCCGGCCGGATTGATAGCCGCGGGTCTTTTGCAGAGTCCGATACCGTTTTGCCATCTGGTGACTACAACTACTCATAAAACATTAAGAGGCCCCCGGGGTGGAATGATATTAATCGGTAAGGATGCTGAGAACGATATGGGCATTAAAACCCCCAAAGGCCGTGTTAAAAAATACTCTGAACTTGTTGATTTTAATGTGTTTCCAGGATTTCAGGGTGGTCCTTTGATGCATGTGATCGCAGCAAAAGCGGTTGCGTTTCGGGAAGCTTTAAAGCCTGAATTCAAAGAGTATCAAAAACAGGTTATCCGCAATGCCCAGGTACTCGCACGCGAGCTCATGGATAGGGGGTTTCATGTGGTTTCAGGCGGGACCGATACCCATATTGTTCTGCTTGACGTTCGTAGTCATAAAATTACCGGCAAAGATTCGGAAATTGCACTGGAGGCAGCCGGCATTACTGCCAATAAAAATATGGTGCCTTTTGATGATCAAAGTCCTTTTGTGACCAGCGGTATCCGGCTGGGCACTCCTGCCTTGACCACCCGGGGCATGGAGGAAGAAGAGATGAGAAAGGTCGCAGAAATGATTGACACTGTACTGTCAAATATTTCGAGCTCAAATGTACAACAACGCATAAGAAAACAAGTCAACGAACTCTGTGAGCAATTCCCGCTTTATGATTAAAATAATAGTGTGAATATGAGATGTCCATTCTGTAATTATCATGATACCAAAGTGATTGATTCGCGTACCCGGGATGAGGGGCGGTCAATCAGAAGGCGGCGGCGCTGTCTGAAATGCAACAGACGCTTTACCACGCGAGAGACTGTTGATGAAATTCCCCTGCGGATTGTGAAACAGGATGGTACACGGGAAGAGTTTAACCGTGAGAAATTGTTGCGCGGAATACAAAATGCATGCACCAAACGCCCGATCTCTACTTTGGATATCGAAGAACTCGTTTCCAAGATTGAATTTGAGATCAGGGATCAGAATACAGAAGAAGTATCTTCGCGTGTCATTGGGGAACAGGTCATGAAAGCCTTGAAAAAGCTCGATGATGTTGCCTATGTCCGGTTTGCATCGGTATACCGTAATTTCCAGGCCAAAGAAGAGTTTTTGAGTGAGCTGGATCAGCTTTAGAAAAATATAAAATTGATAGGAGATGTTTTGGGCTTGCTGAGAAAAAAAACGTTTACAGGCGGTGTGCACCCACCGGAATTCAAGAGCGAGGGCGAAAAGAAGAAAGTAGAAACATGCCCTGCTCCGAAAACAGCGATAATCCCGGTCTCCCAGCATATTGGCGCTCCTGCTCAACCCGTTGTGGAGCGCGGTGACACGGTCAAAATCGGGGATGTAGTCGCCAAAGCAGGCGGATTTGTTTCGGCGCCGGTACATGCAACCATCTCCGGCAAGGTCAAAAAGATTGAAAAGCGTCCGCACCCTCTGGGTCAAAATGTTCTATCTGTTATTATTGAAAACGATCAAGCGGATGAATGGAATCCGGATATTCAGTTTGATGAACAGTACGAGAAACAGAGTACGGCGGAGATGATACAGCGTATCTCTGCGGCGGGTCTGGCCGGAATGGGCGGCGCTACTTTTCCAACGCATGTCAAAGTCAAACCCCCGGATAATAAAAAGATCGATACCGTCATCCTGAATGGCGCTGAATGCGAACCGTTTCTCACCGCGGATCACCGGCTCATGCTCGAAGAACCGGAACGTGTTTTGAAAGGACTGCAGCTTATTATGCGTATACTGGGCGCGCAGACCGGTTTGATCGGTATTGAAAACAATAAACCGGATGCTGTGCGCGTCATGAAAGCAAAAGTGAATGAACTGGGGCTTCCGTATAAAGTCACGAGTCTCCCGGTCAAGTATCCCCAGGGCGCGGAAAAGCAGCTGATTAAAGCTCTGAAAAACCGCAAAGTGCCGGCAGGCGGGCTCCCTATGGATGTGGGGTGTGTGGTTCAGAATGTAGGGACCGCAGCGGCTGTCTATGATGCCATTGCCTATAAAAAACCGCTGATTGAGCGGATCGTTTCTGTAGCCGGCCCGGCAATCAAAGAACCCAAAAATCTTTTGGTGCGCATTGGCACCCCGTTTGCAGAGGTGCTGGAATGCTGCGGCGGTCCGACGGAAGAGATGGGAAAGCTCATTATGGGCGGACCGATGATGGGGCTGGCACAATATACGCTTGACGCACCGGTCATTAAAGGTACATCGGGTCTGATCGCTATGAAAGAAACGCAGAGTTTTCGTCCGCCTGAAACCGTATGTATCTCCTGCGCTCATTGCGTCGATGTCTGTCCCATGGGATTGGTTCCCAAAGCACTGGGGCAGTTTGTAAAACATGAACGCTATAACGATGCGAAATCGTATCATATTCTGGATTGTATCGAATGCGGGTCCTGCAGCTATGTCTGTCCGGCCCATATCAATCTGGTGCATCTCGTTAAATTTGGAAAACTCAAAGTCATTGAACAGCAAAAGAAAGCCGGCTAATTTATATTACGAAACCTAAAATGAATGTGACCTATGGATAAAAAATTAGTTGTCTCCAGTTCCCCGCATATTCTGATCAAGGAATCTACGCCCAAGATTATGTATACCGTGACCGCAAGTCTTATTCCTGCCGGTATCGGGGCGGTTTATTTTTTCGGAATCCGAGCCTTGTGGATTATGCTGATCGGAATCGTTTCCGCTGTGATCACGGAATTTGTAATTGCTAAAATGCTGAAAAAACCGGTTACCGTGACAGACGGCAGCGCCGTTTTGACCGGTCTGTTGTTGTCTTATAACGTATCTGTACAAGTGCCTCTCTGGATGCCCGCAGTGGGGGCGTTTTTTGGAATTGCTGTCGGCAAAATGGTCTTTGGAGGCCTGGG
The candidate division KSB1 bacterium DNA segment above includes these coding regions:
- the glyA gene encoding serine hydroxymethyltransferase yields the protein MKLESFDPDVYQAINEEKKRQNTTLELIASENFTSTAVMQAMGQVMTNKYAEGYPGKRYYGGCENVDVVEELARNRAKKLFKAEHANVQPHSGAQANMAAFFSLVEPGAKVMGMDLAHGGHLTHGSPVNFSGRFFEMVHYGVTENGMIDMDQVRDIALKEKPELIITGASAYAREIDYKAFREIADDIDAKVVADIAHPAGLIAAGLLQSPIPFCHLVTTTTHKTLRGPRGGMILIGKDAENDMGIKTPKGRVKKYSELVDFNVFPGFQGGPLMHVIAAKAVAFREALKPEFKEYQKQVIRNAQVLARELMDRGFHVVSGGTDTHIVLLDVRSHKITGKDSEIALEAAGITANKNMVPFDDQSPFVTSGIRLGTPALTTRGMEEEEMRKVAEMIDTVLSNISSSNVQQRIRKQVNELCEQFPLYD
- the nrdR gene encoding transcriptional regulator NrdR — its product is MRCPFCNYHDTKVIDSRTRDEGRSIRRRRRCLKCNRRFTTRETVDEIPLRIVKQDGTREEFNREKLLRGIQNACTKRPISTLDIEELVSKIEFEIRDQNTEEVSSRVIGEQVMKALKKLDDVAYVRFASVYRNFQAKEEFLSELDQL
- the rpiB gene encoding ribose 5-phosphate isomerase B, coding for MSIAIGSDHAGFQLKQQIIDFLKQENLEYKDYGCYSPERVDYPDIGVKVGQAVAAGECERGILVCGSGIGISIAANKVKYVRAALCTSEYLAEMARRHNDANILALGGRTTTIELAARIIDIFLATEFEGERHGHRVDKIESII
- the rsxC gene encoding electron transport complex subunit RsxC, coding for MLRKKTFTGGVHPPEFKSEGEKKKVETCPAPKTAIIPVSQHIGAPAQPVVERGDTVKIGDVVAKAGGFVSAPVHATISGKVKKIEKRPHPLGQNVLSVIIENDQADEWNPDIQFDEQYEKQSTAEMIQRISAAGLAGMGGATFPTHVKVKPPDNKKIDTVILNGAECEPFLTADHRLMLEEPERVLKGLQLIMRILGAQTGLIGIENNKPDAVRVMKAKVNELGLPYKVTSLPVKYPQGAEKQLIKALKNRKVPAGGLPMDVGCVVQNVGTAAAVYDAIAYKKPLIERIVSVAGPAIKEPKNLLVRIGTPFAEVLECCGGPTEEMGKLIMGGPMMGLAQYTLDAPVIKGTSGLIAMKETQSFRPPETVCISCAHCVDVCPMGLVPKALGQFVKHERYNDAKSYHILDCIECGSCSYVCPAHINLVHLVKFGKLKVIEQQKKAG
- a CDS encoding tetratricopeptide repeat protein, translating into MLKGKNIIRKLLVVAIVTVAGLSVFYGCAITGETQTKDEAQLTAEEKARQKAKQDSLQKAYRYELLKAYSTGNEHHKNKNFKDAIPHLWTAAEMDTAGEFKSIYRKLGDSYMKLDKPDSALVVYNEALDKFPENDYYWRTKGWLLSAQQQNDEAIEAYYNAIEYDDDPPMSDYKNLGRLLVTEDRIDQAIEIYQKIVELNPQDADAQSTLASLFETTGDIDAVIEAKEAALENRSDDTALMFDLARLYYRQGDYNFAIEKFTNLLEIKPEDFDALEFLGNSYQYNGKYRKAIGAYEKALALKPDNARIMTEMAACYKEIDQVRKAMNTVNQAINMNSSYGMAYIVKGEIYSAVADKCIASREKKISTYDDKLVYQMAYNQYQRAANVDPTVSNTAEKRMRSIKPEIPTTEDKFLHPDKDKATLDCYQWLY